A genomic region of Gammaproteobacteria bacterium contains the following coding sequences:
- a CDS encoding CopD family protein has translation MQSHGWLQALHIIFMVTWFAGIFYLPRLFVYHCETTDEAGKARFKVMERKLMIITHIGMGLTWIAGIAMLAAYAWSAYGQMGWLHAKLGLLVLLTAYTIWCSRLVKVFARDANTRSHAWYRWFNEVPAVLLVAIVLLATLKPF, from the coding sequence ATGCAATCACACGGCTGGCTGCAAGCACTGCACATCATTTTCATGGTGACCTGGTTCGCAGGCATCTTTTACCTGCCACGGCTGTTCGTCTACCACTGCGAAACCACCGACGAAGCGGGCAAGGCGCGCTTCAAGGTGATGGAACGCAAGCTGATGATCATCACTCACATCGGCATGGGACTCACCTGGATCGCCGGCATTGCGATGCTGGCCGCCTATGCCTGGAGTGCCTATGGCCAGATGGGCTGGCTGCACGCCAAGCTCGGATTGCTGGTGCTGCTGACGGCTTACACCATCTGGTGCAGCCGGCTGGTCAAGGTTTTCGCCCGCGACGCCAATACCCGCAGCCACGCCTGGTACCGCTGGTTCAACGAAGTGCCCGCCGTGCTGCTGGTCGCCATTGTGCTGCTGGCCACGCTGAAGCCGTTCTGA
- a CDS encoding anhydro-N-acetylmuramic acid kinase: MPDLYLGLISGTSLDAIDAAVVDFSGTPHVTAARSYPLEDDLRRGALDAMAGGGQVSLAQLGELDHRFAIAFSEAARRLLSDHDIAADDISAIGSHGQTIWHAPEGDHPSTLQIGDPSLLAALSGIPVVADFRRKDMAVGGQGAPLASGWHREIFSHLAPVAIINLGGIANITLLESDATKGFDTGPANGLMDAWAYKHGKGSFDADGEFASDGEFIPALLDRLLADPYFALPPPKSTGKEVFNLSWLDAFLEGSERSADVQATLCELTARTVADAINASKARHAILMGGGVHNPLLRERLAANLSIATLETADQHGFDPDFIEAACFAWLARQRLAEQPGNVPDVTGAASETVLGGIYLP, from the coding sequence ATGCCGGATCTCTACCTTGGCCTGATCTCCGGCACCAGCCTCGACGCCATTGATGCGGCTGTTGTCGATTTCAGCGGCACTCCCCACGTTACCGCCGCCCGGAGCTACCCGCTGGAAGACGACTTGCGACGCGGTGCGCTGGATGCCATGGCAGGCGGCGGCCAGGTGAGTCTCGCCCAGCTTGGCGAGCTGGATCATCGCTTTGCCATTGCCTTCTCGGAGGCAGCGCGCCGGCTCCTGTCCGACCATGACATCGCCGCCGATGACATATCCGCCATCGGTTCGCACGGCCAGACGATATGGCACGCCCCGGAAGGCGACCACCCGTCCACCTTGCAGATCGGTGACCCCAGCCTGCTGGCCGCACTGAGCGGAATTCCCGTGGTTGCAGATTTCCGCCGCAAGGACATGGCAGTGGGTGGACAGGGCGCGCCGCTGGCCAGCGGCTGGCACCGGGAAATTTTCAGCCACCTTGCTCCGGTCGCGATTATCAACCTGGGCGGCATTGCCAACATCACGCTGCTGGAGAGCGACGCCACCAAGGGATTCGATACGGGTCCGGCAAACGGGTTGATGGACGCCTGGGCCTACAAGCATGGCAAGGGCAGTTTCGATGCAGATGGCGAGTTTGCGAGCGATGGCGAGTTCATTCCCGCCCTGCTCGATCGCCTGCTTGCTGACCCCTACTTTGCCCTGCCGCCCCCCAAGAGCACGGGCAAGGAAGTTTTCAATCTCTCCTGGCTGGATGCTTTCCTGGAAGGCAGCGAGCGTTCCGCGGACGTCCAGGCGACGCTGTGCGAACTGACGGCCCGCACCGTGGCAGACGCGATCAACGCCAGCAAAGCCCGGCACGCCATTCTCATGGGCGGTGGCGTGCACAATCCGCTGCTCAGGGAGCGCCTCGCCGCCAATCTATCGATCGCGACGCTGGAGACCGCCGACCAGCATGGATTTGATCCGGACTTCATCGAAGCCGCCTGTTTCGCCTGGCTCGCCAGGCAACGCCTGGCAGAACAACCGGGCAACGTGCCCGATGTCACCGGTGCGGCGTCGGAAACCGTGCTCGGCGGCATTTACCTGCCCTGA
- a CDS encoding bacterioferritin-associated ferredoxin: MYVCICNAVTDSTIREEARSGCCSLRELSQSTGCGTTCGKCARQAREILAEEMAAQQDASRQQPPAADNDDHFAA, from the coding sequence ATGTACGTATGCATCTGCAATGCTGTCACTGACTCGACGATCCGCGAGGAAGCGCGGAGCGGCTGCTGTTCCCTGCGCGAACTCAGCCAGAGTACGGGCTGTGGCACCACCTGCGGCAAGTGTGCCCGGCAGGCTCGCGAAATCCTGGCGGAAGAGATGGCGGCCCAGCAGGATGCCAGTCGTCAGCAGCCCCCTGCTGCGGACAACGACGATCATTTCGCGGCCTGA
- the bfr gene encoding bacterioferritin, with protein MKGDKKVIEFLNKALTNELTAINQYFLHSRMFKDWGLSKLADKEYEESIDEMKHADMLIERILFLEGLPNLQDLGKLMIGENTEEILQCDLKIEHQAIPVLHEAIAHCEACGDYVSRALFTDILESEEEHVDWLETQLELIEKVGIQNYNQSQMTAAD; from the coding sequence ATGAAAGGCGACAAGAAGGTCATCGAATTCCTCAACAAGGCTCTGACCAACGAGCTGACCGCAATCAACCAGTATTTCCTCCATTCCCGCATGTTCAAGGATTGGGGCCTCAGCAAGCTGGCTGACAAGGAATACGAGGAGTCGATCGATGAGATGAAGCATGCCGACATGCTGATCGAGCGGATCCTGTTCCTCGAGGGCCTGCCAAACCTGCAGGATCTCGGCAAGCTGATGATTGGCGAGAACACCGAGGAAATCCTGCAGTGCGATCTCAAGATCGAGCACCAGGCCATTCCGGTGCTGCACGAAGCCATTGCGCATTGCGAGGCCTGTGGCGATTACGTGTCCCGCGCCCTGTTCACCGACATCCTCGAGTCCGAGGAAGAGCATGTGGACTGGCTGGAGACGCAGCTGGAGCTGATCGAGAAAGTCGGCATCCAGAATTACAACCAGTCGCAGATGACCGCTGCCGACTGA
- a CDS encoding peroxiredoxin yields MSVLVGRKAPDFTCPAVLGDGKIVDDFKFLEDTKGKYRIVFFYPLDFTFVCPSELIALDHRMDQFKERNVEVVAVSIDSHFTHNAWRNTPVDKGGIGHVKFTMAADINHQIVRDYGVEAPDGSVAFRGVFLIDKDGKVMSQTVNDDPIGRNIDEIIRTVDALQFWEENGDVCPAGWQKGDAGMKANPEGVADYLAKSADKL; encoded by the coding sequence ATGAGCGTGCTCGTAGGCCGCAAGGCACCCGATTTCACCTGCCCGGCAGTGCTGGGCGACGGCAAGATCGTCGATGATTTCAAGTTCCTCGAAGATACCAAGGGCAAGTACCGCATCGTGTTCTTCTACCCGCTGGACTTCACCTTCGTGTGCCCGTCCGAGCTGATTGCGCTGGACCACCGCATGGACCAGTTCAAGGAGCGCAATGTGGAAGTCGTGGCCGTCTCCATCGATTCGCACTTCACCCACAATGCCTGGCGCAACACCCCGGTCGACAAGGGTGGCATCGGCCATGTGAAGTTCACCATGGCGGCTGACATCAACCACCAGATCGTGCGCGATTACGGCGTCGAAGCCCCTGACGGCTCGGTGGCGTTCCGCGGCGTGTTCCTGATCGACAAGGACGGCAAGGTCATGAGCCAGACCGTCAATGACGACCCGATCGGTCGCAACATCGACGAAATCATCCGCACTGTCGATGCGCTGCAGTTCTGGGAAGAAAACGGCGATGTCTGCCCGGCGGGCTGGCAGAAGGGTGATGCCGGCATGAAGGCCAACCCGGAAGGCGTGGCCGACTACCTGGCCAAGAGCGCCGACAAGCTCTGA
- a CDS encoding FMN-binding protein, translating to MADIAVNMKCFARGLRIMSAGLLLLVSTSSLAADEQYLSAAEFLHGTFGETTPEPSLIWLTGAKGETAKKILGHKPNSLRVRYWQRDNTSAWILDEIGREKPITAGFIIEDGALRRVEVLAFRESRGWEVRYDFFTKQFLGVSLTTEHRLDSSIDNITGATLSVSAMRRMAELALYLDSQVRQAAKESG from the coding sequence ATGGCTGACATTGCAGTCAACATGAAGTGCTTTGCGAGAGGCCTGCGGATCATGTCCGCAGGCCTCTTGTTGCTTGTCAGCACGTCATCACTTGCTGCTGATGAACAGTACCTCTCCGCAGCGGAATTCCTGCACGGCACGTTCGGCGAGACGACGCCCGAGCCATCGCTGATCTGGCTGACTGGCGCGAAGGGTGAAACCGCCAAGAAGATACTCGGTCACAAGCCGAATTCTCTCAGGGTTCGTTACTGGCAGCGCGACAACACATCAGCGTGGATACTGGATGAAATCGGCCGCGAAAAGCCCATCACGGCAGGCTTCATCATCGAGGACGGCGCGCTTCGCCGTGTCGAGGTGCTGGCGTTCCGTGAATCACGCGGTTGGGAAGTCCGTTACGACTTCTTCACCAAGCAGTTCCTCGGCGTGTCGCTGACGACCGAGCACCGGCTGGATTCATCCATCGACAACATCACCGGCGCAACCCTTTCCGTCAGCGCCATGCGGCGCATGGCCGAGCTGGCGCTCTACCTGGACAGCCAGGTCCGCCAGGCGGCCAAGGAGTCCGGAT
- a CDS encoding chloride channel protein — MNSANSDSATTTGYLDQLRIRLAGRSALLQLSIFGAVAGLLVGILMLLFRGAVEGIQSLILPGGDPENFEGLPVDARFMLPLAGALLLGLIYLLVKPKRRQGGVVHVLERLAYHQGHMSTRNAWMEFIGSGIALISGQSVGREGPSVHLGAAGTSLLGRQLGLPNNTLRVLIGCGVAAAIGAAFNTPLAGVIFAMEVVLMEYTIAGFAPIILAAVSSTAVTHLVYGSSPAFNVPPILPVPLIELPILFIIGLMIGGLAALFSASSITLAARIRQWPLLLRFALAGLVTACLAIFVPAIMGVGYDTVNDAMTGELTLSLLLIIVLAKCVATVFAIGCNLPGGLIGPTLVIGAVVGAAIAAICSWLFPEYLWQPAVFALVGMAAMMAATLQAPLAALMALLELSGNTTLIFPGMLTVITAVLVSREVFHKDSIILELLRARGLDYRNDPVAQSLRRIGVAGVMEAAVQQAPASISVGDARRLLERSPKWLLLESNETRRYLLAAADLARYLAERDERRAKSDDTEDAQSEEKQVDLVKLPGRRIECLPVTLQANLQEALDLVTRQEAEGVYVQRRGGRLFGVLTRESIEQAYSR, encoded by the coding sequence ATGAATTCTGCCAACTCGGACAGCGCCACCACGACAGGCTACCTGGACCAGCTGCGCATTCGGCTGGCTGGACGATCAGCCTTGCTGCAGCTGAGCATTTTCGGCGCCGTGGCTGGCCTGCTGGTTGGCATTCTCATGTTGCTGTTCCGTGGCGCCGTCGAAGGCATTCAATCGCTGATCCTGCCTGGTGGCGACCCGGAGAACTTCGAGGGCCTGCCGGTCGATGCGCGCTTCATGCTGCCACTGGCAGGTGCCCTGCTGCTTGGCCTCATCTATCTCCTGGTCAAGCCGAAGCGTCGCCAGGGGGGCGTCGTGCATGTGCTCGAGCGACTTGCCTATCACCAGGGACACATGTCGACGCGCAACGCCTGGATGGAATTCATCGGCTCGGGCATTGCCCTGATATCCGGCCAGTCGGTAGGCCGCGAGGGACCCAGCGTGCATCTTGGCGCTGCCGGCACCAGCCTGCTCGGGCGCCAGCTCGGATTGCCCAACAACACCTTGCGAGTGCTCATCGGCTGTGGCGTCGCCGCCGCAATCGGCGCAGCGTTCAACACACCACTGGCCGGGGTCATCTTCGCCATGGAGGTCGTGCTGATGGAATACACCATCGCCGGCTTCGCACCGATCATTCTTGCGGCGGTCAGTTCGACGGCCGTGACGCATCTTGTCTATGGCTCTTCACCGGCCTTCAATGTGCCACCTATCCTGCCCGTGCCACTGATCGAACTGCCGATACTGTTCATCATCGGGTTGATGATTGGCGGGCTCGCAGCACTGTTTTCGGCATCCTCGATCACCCTTGCCGCCCGGATACGCCAGTGGCCCCTGCTGCTGAGATTCGCCCTTGCAGGCCTGGTAACCGCCTGCCTGGCTATTTTCGTCCCGGCCATCATGGGCGTGGGTTACGACACCGTGAACGACGCCATGACCGGCGAACTGACCCTGAGCCTGTTGCTGATCATTGTCCTTGCCAAATGCGTGGCCACCGTATTTGCCATCGGCTGCAACCTCCCGGGCGGGCTGATCGGTCCTACCCTGGTCATCGGTGCCGTGGTGGGTGCCGCAATTGCCGCGATTTGCAGCTGGCTGTTTCCGGAATATCTCTGGCAGCCGGCCGTATTCGCACTGGTCGGCATGGCTGCGATGATGGCGGCCACGTTGCAGGCGCCGCTGGCAGCACTGATGGCCCTGTTGGAGTTGTCCGGCAATACCACGCTCATCTTCCCGGGCATGCTTACGGTCATTACGGCGGTACTCGTGTCGCGCGAGGTCTTCCACAAGGATTCCATCATTCTCGAGCTGCTGCGGGCACGCGGACTTGATTACCGCAACGACCCCGTCGCGCAAAGCCTGCGCCGTATCGGTGTTGCCGGCGTGATGGAGGCTGCCGTGCAACAGGCGCCGGCCAGCATTTCCGTCGGCGACGCCCGGCGCCTGCTGGAGCGCAGCCCGAAGTGGCTGCTCCTCGAAAGCAACGAAACGCGACGTTACCTGCTGGCCGCAGCCGACCTGGCGCGCTACCTGGCCGAACGAGACGAACGCAGGGCCAAATCGGACGACACGGAAGATGCGCAGTCCGAGGAAAAGCAGGTCGACCTGGTCAAGCTGCCTGGCCGACGTATCGAATGCCTGCCCGTCACACTGCAGGCCAACCTGCAGGAAGCCCTTGATCTCGTCACTCGCCAGGAGGCGGAAGGCGTCTACGTGCAGCGACGTGGCGGGCGACTGTTCGGGGTGCTGACTCGCGAATCCATCGAACAGGCATACTCGCGCTGA
- a CDS encoding porin has product MAIPTFEEDIMNKKWLMLAASAMLLPLNGALAAENTPSNEELYEIIKAQQEEIDSLVGKRENVSDGSTSIGGYGELHYNSLDSGDEIDFHRFVLFFNHEFNSDIRFFSEVELEHALAGEGKPGEIELEQAYVEFDVTERTRIKGGLFLMPVGLLNETHEPNTFYGVERNPIEKNILPTTWWEGGVAVTGNFGSSGLSYDLGVHSGLNTDDTFAIRGGRQKVAEAVAEELAYSGRLKYTGIAGLEIAASFFHQGDLTQGTVPQSDAGTLIETHVRWNNGPLTLTALYAGWSIDGDAPAAIERDKQDGYYGEASWRFNQQFGVFVRQGAWDNGGIGETEISQTNIGFNYWPHKNVVVKFDIMEQDDAGNDEGFNLGIGYQF; this is encoded by the coding sequence ATGGCAATCCCAACCTTTGAAGAGGACATCATGAACAAGAAGTGGTTGATGCTTGCAGCCAGCGCGATGCTGCTGCCCCTGAATGGCGCCCTGGCCGCCGAAAACACCCCGAGCAACGAAGAGCTCTACGAAATCATCAAGGCCCAGCAGGAAGAGATCGACTCCCTGGTCGGCAAGCGCGAAAACGTGAGTGACGGCAGCACCAGCATCGGTGGCTACGGCGAGCTGCACTACAACAGCCTGGATTCCGGGGACGAGATCGATTTCCATCGCTTCGTGCTGTTCTTCAACCACGAGTTCAACAGCGACATTCGCTTCTTCTCGGAAGTCGAGCTGGAACATGCCCTGGCTGGCGAAGGCAAGCCTGGCGAGATCGAGCTGGAACAGGCCTACGTCGAATTCGACGTCACCGAGCGCACCCGCATCAAGGGCGGCCTGTTCCTGATGCCGGTCGGCCTGCTGAACGAAACCCACGAGCCGAACACCTTCTACGGCGTGGAACGCAATCCGATCGAAAAGAACATCCTGCCGACGACGTGGTGGGAAGGTGGCGTGGCCGTGACCGGCAACTTCGGTTCGAGTGGCCTGTCCTACGACCTCGGCGTGCACTCCGGCCTTAATACGGATGACACGTTCGCCATCCGCGGTGGTCGCCAGAAGGTCGCCGAAGCCGTCGCCGAAGAGCTGGCCTACTCCGGCCGCCTGAAGTACACCGGCATTGCCGGCCTCGAGATCGCTGCCTCCTTCTTCCACCAGGGCGACCTGACGCAGGGCACCGTGCCGCAGTCGGATGCGGGCACGCTGATCGAAACCCACGTCCGCTGGAACAATGGCCCGCTGACGCTGACCGCGCTGTATGCAGGCTGGAGTATCGATGGCGATGCACCCGCGGCCATCGAGCGCGACAAGCAGGACGGTTACTATGGTGAAGCCAGCTGGCGCTTCAACCAGCAGTTCGGCGTGTTCGTTCGCCAGGGCGCATGGGACAATGGTGGTATCGGCGAAACCGAGATCAGCCAGACCAACATCGGCTTCAACTACTGGCCGCACAAGAACGTCGTGGTGAAGTTCGACATCATGGAACAGGATGATGCCGGCAATGACGAAGGCTTCAACCTCGGTATTGGTTACCAGTTCTAA
- the erpA gene encoding iron-sulfur cluster insertion protein ErpA, protein MEVHNHNPNQPPPLVFTDAAARKVRELIEEEANDALKLRVFVSGGGCSGFQYGFSFDEAVEEGDTAVEKDGVTLLVDPMSFQYLMGAEIDYKEDLEGAQFVIRNPNASTTCGCGSSFSV, encoded by the coding sequence ATGGAAGTACACAACCACAATCCCAATCAGCCACCACCGCTGGTGTTTACCGACGCGGCGGCGCGCAAGGTGCGCGAGCTGATTGAAGAAGAGGCCAATGATGCCCTCAAGCTGCGCGTGTTTGTCAGTGGCGGCGGTTGTTCGGGTTTTCAGTATGGCTTCAGTTTCGACGAAGCGGTCGAAGAGGGCGATACCGCGGTTGAAAAGGACGGCGTGACCCTGTTGGTGGATCCTATGAGCTTCCAGTACCTGATGGGTGCGGAAATCGATTACAAGGAGGATCTCGAGGGCGCGCAATTCGTCATTCGCAATCCGAATGCCAGCACCACCTGTGGTTGTGGATCGTCGTTTTCGGTCTGA
- a CDS encoding DUF6776 family protein, with amino-acid sequence MTRHRLVVRPHRPLRNGLLYTVVGVLMFLSVFGAFQFGQIRAGFDATESGSTIDRQAGQIARLEAANDALRERVALLERSSDIDQEARERLQREFAAKQDEVLELREELAFYRGIVSPEDGEAGLRVQSMRISPTSQSQVFHYRLVLIQAITNDRATSGELKLEVIGERDGREARLDVAELVMDGADTLRYSFKYFQDFEGDFRLPDGFVPQRLELTIDPSARGAETMTRSFGWDVSTG; translated from the coding sequence ATGACGCGACATCGACTGGTAGTCAGGCCGCACCGGCCGCTGCGCAACGGCCTTCTCTATACCGTGGTCGGGGTACTGATGTTCCTGTCGGTATTCGGTGCTTTCCAGTTCGGCCAGATCCGTGCCGGATTCGATGCCACGGAGTCGGGTTCCACCATCGATCGCCAGGCCGGGCAGATCGCCCGGCTGGAAGCCGCTAACGACGCCCTGCGAGAGCGCGTAGCCTTGCTGGAACGGTCCAGCGATATCGACCAGGAGGCCCGTGAGCGCTTGCAGCGCGAATTTGCTGCCAAGCAGGACGAGGTACTCGAGCTGCGGGAAGAGCTGGCCTTTTACCGCGGCATCGTCTCGCCCGAGGACGGCGAAGCTGGCTTGCGGGTGCAGAGCATGCGTATCAGCCCGACGTCACAGTCGCAGGTGTTCCATTATCGCCTCGTGCTGATCCAGGCCATTACCAACGATCGTGCGACCAGCGGCGAGCTGAAGCTGGAAGTGATTGGCGAACGTGACGGGCGCGAAGCGCGCCTGGATGTTGCGGAACTTGTGATGGACGGCGCAGACACGCTGCGTTATTCGTTCAAGTATTTTCAGGATTTCGAGGGAGATTTCAGGTTGCCGGATGGCTTTGTGCCGCAGCGGCTGGAATTGACCATAGACCCGAGTGCCAGAGGCGCGGAAACAATGACCCGCAGCTTTGGTTGGGATGTATCGACCGGATAG
- a CDS encoding polymer-forming cytoskeletal protein, with product MLGGNRKSTHMDTLVGHNTRVTGDFEFESGLHVDGFIKGNVSATETGSRLSISERGCIEGEVHVPVLVLNGTVRGDVYVSESLELGAKARVEGDVYYNVIRMEAGATVNGKLVHKPADSPMLALNHDQEGKNPDASANDDAGEH from the coding sequence ATGCTGGGAGGAAACAGAAAATCGACGCACATGGATACGCTGGTTGGTCACAACACGCGGGTAACGGGTGACTTCGAATTCGAAAGTGGCCTGCATGTTGATGGCTTCATCAAGGGCAATGTTTCGGCGACCGAAACCGGCTCGCGCCTTTCGATCAGCGAGCGAGGCTGCATAGAGGGCGAAGTGCACGTGCCCGTGCTTGTACTGAACGGCACGGTGCGGGGTGATGTCTACGTCAGCGAGAGCCTGGAGCTGGGTGCAAAGGCACGTGTCGAGGGCGACGTGTATTACAACGTCATTCGCATGGAAGCCGGCGCCACGGTGAACGGCAAGCTGGTCCACAAGCCCGCGGATTCGCCCATGCTGGCGCTGAACCACGACCAGGAAGGCAAGAATCCGGATGCCTCCGCGAATGATGATGCCGGCGAACATTGA
- a CDS encoding peptidoglycan DD-metalloendopeptidase family protein, translating to MRKKRLTAARPHHYWLGGALAIVLTISLANVSSQPSAANSVGDFEGDAQIALTLPSNGRIERGTRVPAAEPAVGTNLKRLNLVVKSGDSLAAMFDRHELSRQDLHEIMLLGESVERLRLIRPGDRINVVADSAGNVLEVSMELDGTDKLRIEQGEQGYTTSLEALPLQRRIQTASATIESSMYAAGYAAGLSDTLIMNLANIYGWDIDFALDIRQGDEFRIIYEEIFRDGEKVKDGPIIAAEFVNDGRVIQAVRFVDDNGNAAYYGPDGRAMRKTFLRAPLNFLYVSSNFNPSRLHPVLKTVRPHNGIDYKAPVGTPVFAAGDGRVVRSSYSKYNGHHVFIQHGEKFVTKYLHFTRRAVSVGQRVKQGQVIGYVGSTGLASGPHLHYEFLVNGTHRNPRTVKLPDAEPIAEQYKDQFMAVSTPLLRQLDVIGSDRTRVATAP from the coding sequence GTGCGCAAGAAACGCCTGACGGCGGCTCGCCCCCATCATTACTGGCTGGGCGGCGCGCTGGCCATCGTGCTGACGATCAGCCTGGCCAATGTCTCATCGCAGCCGTCTGCAGCAAACTCGGTGGGCGACTTCGAAGGCGATGCGCAGATCGCTCTCACGCTGCCGAGCAACGGCCGCATCGAACGTGGCACCCGCGTGCCTGCCGCCGAACCGGCCGTTGGCACCAACCTGAAACGCCTGAACCTTGTGGTCAAATCCGGCGATTCGCTGGCAGCCATGTTCGATCGCCATGAACTGTCGCGCCAGGACCTGCATGAAATCATGCTGCTGGGCGAGAGCGTGGAGCGCCTTCGTCTCATTCGTCCGGGTGACCGGATCAATGTCGTCGCAGACAGCGCCGGCAACGTACTTGAAGTGTCGATGGAACTGGATGGCACGGACAAGCTGAGAATCGAGCAGGGAGAGCAAGGCTACACGACCAGCCTTGAAGCACTGCCACTGCAACGGCGCATACAGACGGCCAGCGCCACCATAGAATCCTCGATGTATGCCGCCGGTTACGCAGCCGGCCTTTCCGACACGCTGATCATGAACCTCGCCAACATCTATGGCTGGGACATCGATTTTGCGCTGGACATTCGCCAGGGCGATGAATTCAGGATCATCTACGAAGAGATTTTCCGTGATGGCGAGAAGGTCAAGGACGGGCCGATCATCGCTGCCGAATTCGTCAACGATGGCCGCGTGATCCAGGCCGTTCGATTTGTCGACGACAATGGCAATGCCGCCTATTACGGTCCTGACGGTCGCGCGATGCGGAAGACCTTCCTGCGCGCACCACTGAATTTCCTGTACGTCAGCTCCAACTTCAATCCGAGCCGGCTCCACCCGGTGCTGAAAACGGTGCGACCGCACAATGGCATCGACTACAAGGCGCCCGTTGGCACACCTGTGTTTGCCGCCGGCGACGGCCGCGTCGTCCGTTCTTCGTACAGCAAATACAACGGTCACCACGTCTTCATCCAGCACGGCGAGAAATTCGTGACCAAGTACCTGCACTTTACCCGCCGGGCAGTCAGCGTCGGTCAGCGCGTGAAGCAGGGGCAGGTCATCGGCTACGTTGGCTCGACCGGCCTCGCGAGCGGCCCGCACCTGCATTACGAGTTCCTGGTCAATGGCACGCATCGCAATCCACGGACCGTCAAACTTCCCGACGCGGAACCGATTGCCGAACAGTACAAGGACCAGTTCATGGCCGTCAGCACTCCGCTGTTGCGCCAGCTGGATGTGATCGGGTCCGACCGCACTCGCGTCGCCACCGCACCCTGA